The genomic region GACCTGTCAtgttatatatgtatatgtcgATGAACTTTTGCAGTTTTCCCTTCCATCTCATCTTTATGTGGGATCACAAAACACTTTAAATCTAATCTGACGAAGCAATGGAGGTACGGTTAAACACTTTCATGTGCAAAATCTGTCATGGACCCTCCCCTCCAATTACCAGCTAGCTGAGGGGGAGCCCAGTGATTCCCAATTACATCAAATTTTAATACAGTGGAAAGCAACATATTCTTCCCAAGATGATTGAAATGTATTTTGAatctgatatatatatatttcttttacatTGCCTTGAGTCTTGTTCCATCATCTACATGcttgaataattttaatatgCAGAGACAACCTTTTTGTGGTAAAGTGGTGGGCTAGCCTAGCTCGTAAGCTATGTTGAACGAGAAGAATGTTGGGTTGAATGTTTTGGAAAGGTTATAGAAGTATGTAATGTTTCATTCTGTAGTCTATGATAAGTCTTTTCACTATAATTATCTATGGGATATGGCCATATGGGAACCGATTTTCAAGACTCAAGACAACATTACATGCAGTTGCAAGGCCTGTATTCGATTGCCACTGGAAAGAATCAGAGAATTTCGGTTTTGTGCATATCTACCAGGAAACAAATGCTTTTACAGTCTAATTACTTGTCAAATTTAGACTGAACAGAATCAAAATATCTTTTGCATGGTGATAGGAAGTGATGAATTTGGATGAGTTtgtatatttcttttatttgacCTGTTAAATCTTTGCTTTTTTCTAGTATTATTCTCAAATCTGGTAGTCTTTATCATGGTCTCGATTATGTATCACTTCCAGATACCTACTAAAATTCGTATgattaattgagaaaaagaaatccaATCAACAAAAATACCATCCTATCTCAAGCTTATCTCGTGCATGTGATTAAAGGGAGGGCAGGGCCAGGAAAGGTATGCATAGATTTTCCTGCAGGTTTGAGTTGTACTGCAATATTCCTCTTCCGACAAATGGGTAATGAGTGTCCTGATTAGGACTTAGAACACATGTTATGATACTAATTTCAGAAAGACTCTCACAGTTGATTCAGTTATTAGCTATAATATTGGATAAAGGGTATTTCTTTCAGTAGTAAGTTCTTAATTTTCGAATTTATACCAGGGAGTTAAGCAAAGCTGAGTAATCATATGATCATGGTTTCAACAGGAGGTGCACATCATTGGGTTTCCTTTACATTTTCTGCAAGTGGAACCTACCAGGAACAAGGTCACAATGATACTACGTTAACTTTGGTGAAAGAATCCAAGTTTAATTCATGGCATGTTGTCTGTCATCTTCGGAAGCTGTGTATCATCTGATTAGTCTGCAACTTACAGCCAGTAATCACGAAGCCTGTCAAAGTAACGAGTTAAAGCACATGCTTTAAACAATCGAACTTTGATTCATCGTCCTTCCTCCATTCCCATTAATGGAAATGACTCTCATCtatttttgatcaattggGTAATTGATCTTTTATCAGAATTGGTTCCTGATCTCATCAAGTTTTTTGACTGTGGAGACATTGGCCTCATTGCTAGTCCTCGTTTTCTTCTGAAATGAAGTGGTTTTAAGTTCAAATCTTCACTCCCCAATTTATTACAAGACAAAAATACACCACTTTTGTTCTTTCAAAATGTCATTGATTAGGCTCTTACAGATCTTATATTCAGTTCCCTTTGCCCTATGAGGCGAAAGAATTGCTCGAGAGCTTGCCTGTAAGAAGGTACTACTACTTTCCTAACGAATGAATGCGTAAGATTAATAAACACAAGAAGCAGGATTttgttttccatttcatttagTTGCCCCAAACATGAATTGCAAAATATAGATAAGAAAACAATTCATGCGGTCTACAAGGAAGACCAAGTAACAACAGGTGATGGACAAATTCATCAAGTTATACATAACCAGCTAGGGGTCTCTCCTTTCCTTGTTTCAATAGCTTTGTATCATGGCTTCACAGGAATTCCAGCTGACATTAGCATTCGAGTCCCCTTCTTGCCATTGCTCAGCTAGTATCCGCTCAAGTTCACTTGGACGGCAAGGGATCGCCAGGGCTCCCTCGCGGTCGAATCCGTACTCCTCCGCTGCTTGCTCCAAGAGCATTAAGAACCTCGGATGTGTCAAGTAACTCAAGGGAACTACGAATCTCCTCGGTTCCTCACCACACTCCGCAACCACAGCAAAGTGTCCTTCCTTTACGTCTTCAGGCACATGGGCTGAGTTCCATTTCCTTCCTAATGAAAGACTCTTGTGCAGCTTCTCTGCAACAATTTTGAACTTCACAatcccattcttcttcttgctGCTGCTCCTAAGCTTAGCCATGACAATGTTGTGGGATCTTCTAGCATCCTAACTCCATCTATTTATAGACGGGCATAGACTTCACACGGTCTTTCCAGGCCACCAGGGTGAGAGATAAAGATTGGATGGTTGCTAATAGCATTCCACTGACAGAGCTAgaggaaaaactaaaaattgaCAAGGACATGTTTGCTCGTCCAACTTGGGAGTAAATTGGAAGACCACTCATGTGAGTGAGAGACTTCCTAGCTTCAAGAGCCGGTCCTTTTCACTTAGACATGTTTGTTTACCTTCAGAATTATTGAGACACCGTCACCCTGATTTACCTTAGCTTGTTTCCCCATTTAACTTCTTTTTGCTacctaaatttctttgatcaTCACCAGTTCCAGTATACAATTCCTGCCCTCAACAAAGCTTTATGCAAACATTTCTATGAGAAATGATTCAGTTGGAATTTTGAACAAGCTTTAAGGTACTACAGTAACTACACTAGAGTCTTACCCCCACCTGATGCAATTTCCTTTATATGTGGATATCGAGCTAAGATCAGTTTGAAGCCTTAAGATTTGGAtcccttttcttttatcaGATCAAATCTGATTGTTTCCCTTGTATAGTTTAGCAGCCCCAACCTCAAATGGAAATTGCAGCTTTTCAAAGCAATTCCATGTTAGTTTTAAGGGTCTTTTCAGTTTTGTCTCCAATAAAAGTAACAAACAAATCCCAAGAGCATTTCATTCATTCTCTTGCCGAAAGACCATGATCAGTCGTCATCCATAGAACATTTTTGATGTCGACTAAACATCTTATCTTTCCAGCACCAAcctatataataatttcaatGACAAAAAGGTATTCTTATGTTCCTAGAGTCCAGTAGCTGATTAGACCCTCCAAATTTCATTCTATGCAATATAAAACATTGAGATATGTATTACTTATCCTTCTAGTCAAAATATgtctataaaatttttattttggggtCTGTggattaaatatttaaaagttattatttctTGAATATGTAATAAGAAGTCAAGATTACGAGATAAATAatacatctttaataaaattatcagtttatgaataaatgctggcaataattttttttatatatacttttagaGAAGTTAATGTTTGTACGGATTCTTTATCTAAATTTGTT from Theobroma cacao cultivar B97-61/B2 chromosome 9, Criollo_cocoa_genome_V2, whole genome shotgun sequence harbors:
- the LOC18590945 gene encoding auxin-responsive protein SAUR32; this encodes MAKLRSSSKKKNGIVKFKIVAEKLHKSLSLGRKWNSAHVPEDVKEGHFAVVAECGEEPRRFVVPLSYLTHPRFLMLLEQAAEEYGFDREGALAIPCRPSELERILAEQWQEGDSNANVSWNSCEAMIQSY